The Doryrhamphus excisus isolate RoL2022-K1 chromosome 22, RoL_Dexc_1.0, whole genome shotgun sequence genome segment CAATTCCGTGTGCTACAGAATCCTGTACATAAAGTAGAGGCATTTCCCGAATATCATCACCTACGGGGCAAATAAATTAGGCGCACTATTTCCGGAATGTCTTGTTGATGCCGCGTTGGATTTTGATTGGCATTTATTTAGCCAATCAAAATTATGTGACATCTGGTATTGTTATCCAATAGAAATCAAAGAAGGCGGAACAAGCATTTAAACAGTAGTTTTCATCGTATTTCTAAGGATTCTCGACATTTTTTCGATATTAACCATCACCAAAAACGAAATAattacatgtatgtatttacattaaCAGGGTATATGCTTTGTGTTTACACTACACTATAATGACTCATCTGTGAGTTAACATGTTCActctaaataaacacaaattacGCCACTCCTGTCCCCGGGTCCAACATCTGGCCGACCAATGAAAAGGCGTGTCTGGACTCCGCAGAGCCAATCAAAAGTGAGCACAGTGGACAGACCCAGTCTCAGCCCCCACAGTGGCAGCAGCACATCACTTCTTCCTGGCTGGTATCGGAGGGGTCATTTTTGGTGGATTAATCATGGCAGCATCAGGAATACCCGCGTGGGAGAGGAAAGCCCGCATGTTTTTGGGCGTCTTTGGCTTAATTTTGTCTATTTACGCTCTTCACGTGGAATTATCCCGCGAGCACGACCCCGAGTACAGAGCGATGTGCGATCTGGGGGAGTCTGTGAGCTGCTCCAAAGTGTTCACCTCCAGGtgttgtggggtttttttcacTCGTGTGCAAGAATGCATGGTGTGGGATTTAACTAAATGGTATTTGGTGGCAACCCCCCCTACAGcactcacccccccaccccttgaGTGCCACGTTATACACCCTACCCTCTCACATGGAAGGACTTTTCACCTCCTTTCAAAACTTCTTATGTTGTTATCTTGCAAGTTTCACCACAAAATAAGACTCAATTTCTATTTTTAACTCTTGTTTATTATGATGGTTTTCAGATGGGGACGTGGTTTTGGCTTGGTGCAGTTCTTTGTCCCCAAAGATAGCCCTCTGAACCAGCCCAACAGCGTACTTGGCCTTGTGTTTTATACTCTGCAGCTTGGCCTGGGTGAGTAAAATTACACTGAATTATAGCATGCTTTGCATTCCAGCTACATTCATTGTTAAAAATTGTTGGATCCATGTCTAGTGGGGTGTATGGTGGTTGTTTACCACCTAGCTGTGGTCTAACTTCctactgtttttgtcttttatggCAGGTCTGTCCCTTTCCAAAAAAGCGGCTCTCATCCTGGTGCTGTCGTCTTGGGTTTCTGTGGCCGGCTCGCTCTACCTGGCCTTTATTCTGGCCTTCGTCCTGGGGGACTTCTGCATGGTCTGCGTATCGACATATGCAGTCAATTTTGCCTTACTCTACACC includes the following:
- the vkorc1 gene encoding vitamin K epoxide reductase complex subunit 1; translation: MAASGIPAWERKARMFLGVFGLILSIYALHVELSREHDPEYRAMCDLGESVSCSKVFTSRWGRGFGLVQFFVPKDSPLNQPNSVLGLVFYTLQLGLGLSLSKKAALILVLSSWVSVAGSLYLAFILAFVLGDFCMVCVSTYAVNFALLYTNVKRRSAIEGQKVKAG